A genome region from bacterium includes the following:
- a CDS encoding Rpn family recombination-promoting nuclease/putative transposase, producing the protein MHFLDVKTDFAFKKVFGSEGSKDILISFLNSIVKFKDDSIIEDLTIVDPYQIPLLKGMKDTYVDVKARLSNGNIVIIEMQVLNYEGLEKRILYNAAKAYSTQLLTGEQYFLLNPIIAITITDFEMFSEFSKVISYFKLKEKDELVEYSGDIELIFIELPKFTKEENELENITDRWIYFIKNAGNLEYIPKTLEKEVEIKRAFEIVNQAGLSAEELEMQFKRKDFIYIQQASIRYAEKKGMERGMEKG; encoded by the coding sequence ATGCACTTTTTAGATGTCAAGACAGATTTTGCCTTTAAAAAGGTGTTTGGAAGTGAAGGTTCAAAGGATATTCTTATCAGCTTTTTAAATTCCATCGTTAAATTCAAGGATGATAGCATTATTGAGGATTTAACTATTGTTGACCCCTATCAAATACCATTGCTGAAGGGTATGAAAGATACTTATGTTGATGTTAAGGCAAGACTATCCAATGGTAATATTGTAATTATTGAGATGCAGGTTTTAAACTACGAAGGTCTGGAGAAAAGGATTCTGTATAATGCCGCCAAGGCATATTCTACTCAACTTTTAACTGGGGAACAGTATTTTTTATTAAACCCTATTATTGCGATTACGATTACAGATTTTGAGATGTTTAGTGAATTTTCGAAGGTTATTAGTTACTTTAAATTAAAAGAGAAGGATGAGTTAGTAGAGTATAGTGGGGATATTGAATTGATTTTCATAGAGTTGCCGAAGTTCACAAAAGAAGAGAACGAATTGGAGAATATTACGGATAGATGGATATATTTTATCAAGAATGCTGGTAATTTAGAGTATATACCGAAGACCTTGGAGAAGGAAGTAGAGATAAAGAGGGCATTTGAGATAGTAAACCAGGCTGGATTGAGTGCTGAGGAATTAGAGATGCAGTTTAAGCGGAAAGACTTTATTTACATCCAGCAGGCATCTATAAGGTATGCTGAGAAGAAGGGGATGGAAAGGGGAATGGAGAAGGG